The Candidatus Palauibacter polyketidifaciens genome contains the following window.
CGTCGTCGCCTCGGACCACGGGGACCACACGGGCGGCAACTCCGCCTTCCCGGCCGGGGCACGCTTCCTCGCGCACCCCACCTCCGCGGCGATTCTGGAGGAGAGCGCGGTCAACCCGAACCGGCCCGAGGGCGCGCCGCCGGTGATCGTCCCGACGGAGATCGTGGGCGAGAATACGGTGCTCGAACTCGGCGGCCGCGAGATCCATCTCCTGCACCTCGGCCGCGCGCACACGGGCGGGGACCTCGTCGTATACGTGCCGGAGGGGAAGGTGCTGTTCATGAGCGAGACGTACCTGAAGCACATCTTCCCGGCGATGCGTTCCGCGTATCCCTCGGAGTGGGTGGCGATGCTGGACCGCGCGCTCGAGATGGACGTGGATATCTACATCCCCGGACACGGGGTGATGGAGGCGCCGGAGGTCCTCGAGGCGGGGCTCGTGTCGTTCCGCGAAGCGGTGCAACGGGTCGTGGAGGAGGCGACGCGATTCCACGGCGATGGATTGAGCGCGGAGGAAGCGGCGGAGGCGGCAGCGTTCGGCGCCATCGAGGAATGGTCGCTTCGGGACAGCCAGAAGCCGCGTGCGATTCAGCGCGTCTACCTGGAACTGAGCGGATACATGGAACGGAACGGAGAGTTGCGGGGATGAGCACGCGGAACAGCAATAGCACGGGCCTGGCAGTCCCGGGCGCCGGGGGACGGCGGGGTCGGGTGGCCGGACTCGCCGCGGTCGTGGCCGGCTTCGCGTTCGGCGTCGGAGCGCTTCAGGCGCAGTCGCACGTGACCGTGGACATCGGGGCCCGGGATCCCGCGTTCTCGCCGGACGGGTCGACGATCGCCGTCTCCATCCTCGGGAAGATCTGGACGCTTCCCGCCGAGGGCGGCGCAGCACGCCAGCTCACGGACAGCGCCTCGTGGGACACGCGCCCCGCCTGGTCGCCCGATGGCCGCTTCCTCGCCTACGCCGCGAGAACCCGTCAGGGAGCGGACATCCTCGTGCGAAACCTGGCGACGGGGGGCGTCCGCTTCCTGCACCACGTTCCGGGGTCCGTCGGGCACATGCAGTTCCATCCGGACGGAAGCCAGCTCTTCTTCGTCGACGATCGCTCGCAGTACGAGGCGCACGTGTGGCGGATCCCGCTCGCGGGCGGCGAGG
Protein-coding sequences here:
- a CDS encoding MBL fold metallo-hydrolase, whose protein sequence is MVPRTSPRVSWLAIPFLASCGAPGDTSQDAATDAAAAGPETSDPYEHGFTDADYPRVIEVAEDVYAYEQIHPTGGEIITTVSLIVITSEGVLVADGQENPEETQRLVDTIAGMTDRPITHVVVASDHGDHTGGNSAFPAGARFLAHPTSAAILEESAVNPNRPEGAPPVIVPTEIVGENTVLELGGREIHLLHLGRAHTGGDLVVYVPEGKVLFMSETYLKHIFPAMRSAYPSEWVAMLDRALEMDVDIYIPGHGVMEAPEVLEAGLVSFREAVQRVVEEATRFHGDGLSAEEAAEAAAFGAIEEWSLRDSQKPRAIQRVYLELSGYMERNGELRG